The proteins below come from a single Pogoniulus pusillus isolate bPogPus1 chromosome 39, bPogPus1.pri, whole genome shotgun sequence genomic window:
- the YOD1 gene encoding ubiquitin thioesterase OTU1: MLRLRCKARSGTQPLPGLTAHSRLRDMQATLAALTGVPAAAQRLLLGFPPRSLDLSDGERRLGDLGIHSGDTLIVEEDTSNPKPDSPVVAKRTMSHSLREAVPVLARRVVPADNSCLFTSIYYVVEGGVYDPGCPPEMRSLIAQIVASDPEAYCEAVLGKTNREYCDWIRKEETWGGAIEVSILSKFYQCEICVVDTQTVRIDRFGEDAGYSKRVLLIYDGIHYDPLERKIPGTDVPPQTIFSTADDVVLAQALELADEARRKRQFTDVNHFTLRCMVCQKGLTGQVEAREHAKETGHTNFGEV; the protein is encoded by the exons ATGCTGCGGCTGCGCTGCAAGGCCCGGAGCGGCACCCAGCCGCTGCCCGGCCTCACCGCCCACTCTCGCCTCCGCGACATGCAGGCCACCCTGGCTGCCCTCACTGGCGTCCCCGCCGCGGCTCAGCGCCTCCTCTTGGGTTTCCCGCCGCGGAGCCTGGACCTTAGCGACGGTGAAAGGAGGCTCGGTGACCTCGGGATCCACTCGG GCGACACTCTCATCGTTGAAGAGGACACTTCCAACCCCAAGCCTGACTCGCCTGTAGTTGCCAAGAGAACCATGTCTCACTCGCTGAGGgaagctgtgcctgtgctggccaggagggttGTTCCAGCAGACAACTCCTGCCTCTTCACCAGCATCTACTACGTGGTGGAGGGAGGCGTGTACGACCCGGGCTGCCCTCCGGAGATGCGCAGCCTCATCGCCCAGATCGTGGCCAGCGATCCCGAGGCTTACTGCGAGGCGGTCCTAGGGAAAACAAACAGGGAATACTGTGACTGGATCCGAAAGGAGGAGACTTGGGGAGGAGCCATCGAGGTGTCCATCTTATCCAAGTTTTACCAGTGTGAGATCTGTGTGGTGGACACGCAGACGGTCCGCATCGACCGCTTCGGGGAGGACGCTGGCTACAGCAAGAGAGTCCTCTTGATTTACGATGGGATTCATTATGATCCACTCGAGAGGAAGATCCCTGGCACGGACGTTCCTCCCCAGACCATTTTCTCTACCGCTGATGACGTTGTTCTTGCACaagccctggagctggctgatgaagccaggaggaagaggcagTTCACCGACGTGAATCACTTCACGCTGAGGTGCATGGTGTGCCAGAAGGGATTGACTGGACAAGTGGAAGCCAGAGAACATGCCAAGGAGACTGGACACACCAACTTTGGAGAGGTGTGA